The Candidatus Cloacimonadota bacterium DNA window TTAAGGAGTTGGGGATTTAGAAGTTTTTGTTTCTTTATTAGGTTTCGTGGTGCTGGATATATACTATGGGAAGGAATTGTGAGATGTAATTCAATCGGAGGGAATATGATTAAAGTGGCGGAGAGAGAAACTACTGTTCGAATACTGAACGCCCTATCCTGGATTGTCTGATTATTGATAATAAAGTCCCTAACCGTAGTTCTTTATGAGCTGGAACAGGGACAGTAATTGTACTTTGTGCTGTTTTCTTCTGCATTATAATATGGCTCCCTCTCCTTCTAACTTCTAGAAAACCATGTTTCATTAATATCAAGCAAACTTCCTGTCCGGAAAGGATTTTTAATTTACCCAACTGCAACATCCAGGCTTGTTATAAATACTTCAT harbors:
- a CDS encoding addiction module toxin, HicA family, whose amino-acid sequence is MGKLKILSGQEVCLILMKHGFLEVRRRGSHIIMQKKTAQSTITVPVPAHKELRLGTLLSIIRQSRIGRSVFEQ